The genomic window ttcttcttctctacataaacttcttgtgtgcccagtttccaaatcgaattgttaattaaagcagttttttagttttacagTGACCGTTCATCAACATCCCGGCCTCCCCTGAAACACTGTTTCAGAATTTGGTAATAGGGCGAGCTTGACAATTGGACGGGTGGTTTCTCCAGTTGGAGTCCTAAGTCGTACAGCGCGGACCATTCCATCCTTTCCTGGATACGTTTCGATGACTCTTCCGAGAGGCCATGCTGCTGGCGGGGTGTGAGAATCCTTAAGGAGCACGATGTCATCTTTGGCCATGTTGACCGATTTGTTCATCCACTTTGGCCGATGCTGGAGTGATGTAAGATATTCCATGTGCCATTGTTTCCAGAAGCCTTGCAGCATAGCTTGAGTCTGTTGCCAATAATCCAAACGGTTGATTGGTACATTTGATAGATCGCCTTCTGGTACTGTCGTGTAGGGACGACCAATGAGGAAGTGTGCTGGCGACAGATAGTTGACCTCAGTGTCCGAAGTTGAGAATAGTGGACGTGAGTTGACCACAGCTTCTATTTGGGCGAGAAGTGTGTGCATTTTCTCAAAGGTGAGGACATTCTTGCCAATGACTCTATGAAGATGCAGTTTGACAGAGCGCACAGCTGATTCCCATTTGCCACCCCAGTGTGGTGCATGGGGGGGAATGAAATTCCAGTTGATTCCTTCGTCTACCAGGGCCTTCAGTACGGTGTTGTTGTGTTCGTCTGACTTCAGAAGAGTTTGCATTTCGTTTAATACCCTTTTTGCCCCGACGAAGTTTCTCCCGTTGTCGCTATACATTTGCAAGCATTTCCCGCGGCGAGAGATGAATCGTCTGAGTGCCGCCAAGAATGTGTCGGTTGTAAGATCTGTAGCCAACTCCAAATGCAAGGCAGAAGTGGCTAGGCATACAAATAGGCAGATGTAACCCTTTTCCTTGCGTGGATTTCGTCCCTTGTGGACCTTGAGGGTGATTGGCCCGGCGTAGTCGCAGCCAGTGTTTGCAAACGGAAATGCCTGCCGAACCCGGACAGACGGCAGATCTGACATGAATTGGTGAGATGTGTGTTGCCGTTGTCTAAAGCATTTTAGACAGTCATGCGTGATCTTTCGAATGAGGTTGCGTGCGCCAAACACCCAGTAGCGTTGGCGTGCGATCACGAATAACGCCGATACTCCAGGATGTAAGTGAATCCGGTGCTCATGTTCCAGAATGAGTTTCGTTATGCGATGAGATTTGGGCATAATTATTGGATGCTGCACATCCGCTGGCAGTTCTGAGTTACCTAAGCGGCCACCCACTCGCAGGAGTCCATGTTTGTCGATTTGCGGTGAGAGGGTGCGcaattttgatttgtttccCAAATCTTGCTGGTTGAGGAGTCGCTTGTAGTCAGCTTGGAATTCGTCTTGGGCATGGCGCAGGTACAGGATCCGTGCGTCATGGATCTCCTCAAGTGTCAGCGTAGCGGTGTTGGATTTTCTGCGAGTGCGTCGGATGAACTTGAGAACGTAGGCGAGAATACGAAGTAGCTTCGGCCACGAGGAGACACGGTCGATCAGTTCATCCAATAGTGAGGTTTCAGTGTTGTATGTTCTCATTGTCGTGAAAGCGGAACCttttacttcagcctggacttGTTCATCTGAAATGAAACTAGAATGAGGAGTGCTAGGTGTTTTTACCCATTCAGCTTCGGTTGAGTATAGCCAGTGTGGGCCCTTCCACCATAGGTTGTGGTTTACTAAGTCAGCAGCTAGCATGCCCCTTGAAGCGCAGTCAGCAGGGTTGTCATCTGATTTGACATGTTGCCAGTGATCTCGTGGAATGATGCTGAGGATTTCGGCAGTGCGGTTTGCGACGAAAGTCTTTAGTTTGGCAGGTATGTGCGAGAGCCAAGCCAAAACAATGGTAGAGTCGCACCAGGCGTAAACAGTGACGTTGTAGTTTTTCAGTGCAGCTTTGACTGAGTTGATGAGTCGACTTAGTAGCAGTGCGCCGCACAATTCCAGGCGTGGAAGTGATTGTGTTTTGAGCGGTGCAACACGAGTCTTTGCAGCAATAAGAGTAACCTGTATGTTACCATCAGGGAGAGTGACTCTACTgtaaacggcagcggcgtagGCTTTTATAGATGCGTCCGAGAAGGCGTGCAATTCAATTGTGTCAGTAGAGTTGCCAATGTAGCGTGGAACCTCAAGTTCATTGAGCGTGTTGATATCGTTCTTGCATTTGAGATACCAATCTTCCAGGCTGAGCGGTAGCGGGCTGTCCCAGTCTAAGTTGAGAACCCAAAGTTCTTGGAAcaggattttgaattgaataaCCACTGGAGCCAGCAATCCAAGTGGGTCGAAAATGCGAGACACGTCTGATAAAACTTGTCGTTTTGTAATCCTTCCCTCGCTGGGCAAAGATACCTTGTATGCCAATGTGTCCGTGTGCGGTTGCCAATGAATTCCCAAAACCTTGTTCGTAGTTTCGAGTGGACTGTATGATGTATTGTTTGTGATTGTTGTCTCAGGGTCGACAACGCGGTTGCTGTTGGAAATCCATTTTCCAAGCTCGAGTTGAGCACATGACATTAGTTGAATTAGTTCTTGTTTGTATTGTAGAAGCTTTTCCTCGGTGTCAGCTCCTGTTAAAACGTCGTCAACGTAGAAATCTTCAAGAAGAATGCGCGCAGCAGTTGGATACAAATGTTGGTAGTCTCTGGCCAGTTGCTCAAGAACCCGTACAGCCAGAAATGGTGCACACGCAGTGCCATAGGTTACAGTGCAGAGTTGGTAATGTAGAAGTGGAGCTGAAGGATGTTCTCTCCAAACGATACGTTGATAGTTGCGGTGATGCTTGTTGATCCAAATTTGCCTGAACATCTTGATGATGTCCGCAGAAAAAACGTATTTATGTAGGCGAAAGCGTACGCATACATCGAACAGGTTTCGTTGAATGCTCGGCCCAACGTTCAGGGTGTCGTTTAAAGATTGACCAGAAGAATCTTGGAATGAACCGTCAAAAACTACTCGTAGTTTCTTTCCAAGTACCGGGTGATGTGGCATGTAGAATACCCTTCCATCGTTGGTGAGAATTTCGTCAGGGTTCAATTGGCGCATGTGGCCTAGAGAAATATACTCTTGCATGAATTGTACATACCGTGAGTGCAGATCTGTGTCTCTATGTAGACGGCGCTCCACAGAAGCAAAGCGTTGGGTTGCTCCCTGCAGAGTGTCAGTGAATTGTGGATCTGCATCCTTGAATGGAAGCTCTACGGTGTATCTTCCCTTGGAGTCGCGTGAGTGCGTGGTTTGAAAATGCTCTTCAACCTTAACATTTTCAGGATCATGGTGAGTGGTGATTTGGGAGTcctcgatttcccaaaacctttgtaaagtAGCATGGATATCGACTGTAGACAAAAATGACGTGGTGATTGATGGATTTTGATACGCAATCGATGTGATAACCCATCCAAAGATTGTTGAAATGGCTATTATGTTGCCTTGCGCATCCAGCTTCCTGTTGCCGGTTAAAATAGCCCATACAGAATCGGTGCCTAGTAGGACGTCTATAGGCGATGCCGAGTTGAATTCAGTGTCTGCAAGCGGAATCCCATTGAAAATCTCAAGCGCAGATGCATCAATGTTTTCCCTTGCCAGCGTAGATGTGATTTTTCCTAGAATGTGAGCTTTTACTTGTAGCGAGTGATCAGAAACTCGAGACTTGATCGTGAGTGTGCTGAATCCCCTCGTGGTATCGGCCTTGATTGAAGAAATGCCGGAAATGAGAATCCGGCCAGGAGCCCGATTaagacccagtgccttaataCAGCGTTCCGATACATATGATAACTCCGAGCCCGTGTCGAGTAGCACTCGGCAGTTTGTGTATGTGCCTTGAGAGTTGCGGATGTGTACCAATGCAGTTGGCAAAGTACATGTTCGTCCTACTTGCCCATGTGACAATAGGGTTGGCGTGAGTAGTGCCTGTGACATGTGACTCGCAGTCACCGATGTCGTGTCTGGATCGTTGCGATCGCTTGAAGACGTGGATGTGATTTGACCCTCGTTGGTCTGCATAGCATgcgtgtgtatgagtgtgtggtgTCTGCTGCCACACTGCTGACAGTTGTACTTTGAGCTACAGTTTGATGACCTGTGACCTGGTTTGAGACAGTTAAAGCAGAGAGATTTGTGCTTTACAAAAGAACGGCGTTGGTCGATAGACAAACCAATGAATTGAGGACACTTAGACAGTTGATGCCCATCCGCATTACAATTCACGCATTTTGTCAGCGCAGCAGTTACCATGGCTCTGCTTGTCTTCTTATTGTTACCACCCTGTCTCGGTACAGGATCGCTTTGACACAGCTCAAATTCTTCACATCGTGCGTCCAGGAACTTGAAGAACTCTTCGACTTTTGGTGAATTTGAAGCACGGCTTGCATCTACCCATTTGCGGCGTGACTCTGGATCGATTTTGTTCAGCAATAAATGGATAACCCAGCAGTCTCGGTCCATATGGCCAATTGAGTCCAATGCACGGATGACCTCATTTGCACCATCTGATATGCTACGCAATATGGATACCTCTCCATTGTTAGTCGATGGTAGCTCCATAAAGGTGTCCAACAGGTTGTGAATAATTTGCCGTGGTCGATCGTATCTCTCGTTGAGGCGTTCCCAAGCGTTGTCATATGCCGTCTCAGAAATCGGCAAATGGCGTACCAAACTTGCAGCCTCGTCCACGAGGAACGATTTTAGATAGTGGTACTTTTGTATCTTACCCAGATGTTGCTTGCTATGTACAGTGCTTATGTACAGTGCTTTGAAGGCTGGCCACTCCTTGTAAATGCCACCAAACGGTTTTATGTGTATTTTCGGTAATTCTGTCTCCCTTACTGGCGCCGCGGCGTCAGCCTGGGTTGGTGTTGAAGTTGCTCCTAGGCGTTCGAAAaactcttgttgttgctgcactaAGCGAGAAATAGCGTCGTTGTTAGCTATTGAATCTCCTTCTGCATGTCTTGTTGGTGTTGTCGGCTCCTGTGAGCGCTTGAGGGAAAACAAAAGCGCACGGGCTTTTATGTACTTCGCCTCATACTCGTCGTAGTCATCCGCAGGATCAACCCAGCCCTCGACGTCGTCAAGCACGCTCAGATCATCTCCGGCAAGTTCGAAATCATTCCAAACCTTGTCGAGCCTGACTAGCAGTACCTCCACGGCGTCAACGCCGAttgatgcggaagagttttctGCTGTGTGTAGCAGTTTGGTGAGGCTGGATTTGAGACGGCCCCTCACTCCCTTTAGCCGTTTGAGTTGTTCCATCGCAATGGTGCTTTACTTTACTAACAATAACGAATCTGGCTCTGAAGGACCAAACTTCCTATGATGATTAACcttatttattgaattataAGTGCTGGCTCAATCGCTTGATTTCGCCATCTGTCTcacaaagcaaagcaaaaactcACACGCCGAACTTGCAATCGACGCTTCTagttccttcttcttctctacataaacttcttgtgtgcccagtttccaaatcgaattgttaattaaagcagttttttagttttacagtgaccgttcatcaacaacaagcaataaaaagaaccATCgcttttttcataatttactGTATATCGCTTTATAATCCTATTTTACTTTTAGCTATACTAATCCTAGTTTTAGTATGTGCAGTAGATGATGAACATAAACAAGCTTTTCATGACAAAATTGCAAACACGGTAGTGATAGATTATAAACCTAGTTGATATTTTTCTTTAGTTGTTACCACCAAGGGTGTTATTCCAGTGTCACGCGCTAACTTAAGGTAAATTGCCAACTTaactataaatatattttggtaAATCCAAATTATTTTAGCTATAAGAGCGTTTTACTTTTTGCTCAGCATATCCATCATAACTGGCTTACTTTTAGTGATTCATGGAGTTAAAAAAGTCAGCATTGCTCTTTGTTAAAAGTAGTTTGTCACGTAAAAATTCCATTGCTTCAACGGGTCCCATAGGATTGAGTATCCTACGCACCAcccatattttatttagtatAGCCTTATCAACTAATAGCTCTTCCTTCCTTGTTCCGGATTTTGTAATATCAATAGCTGGAAATATACGTTTATCAGAAAGTTTTCTATCAAGTATGATCTCAGCATTTCCTGTACCTTTAAACTCTTCAAAAATAACTTCATCCATTTTTGAACCAGTCTCTATAAGAGCTGTGGCGATTATAGTTAAAGAACCCCCATTCTCAATATTACGAGCTGCTCCAAAAAAGCGTTTTGGTCTCTGCAGTGCGTTTGAATCTACACCACCAGTTAGAACTTTCCCAGACGAAGGAATAACCGCATTATAAGCACGTGCAAGTCTAGTAATATTGTCAAGTAGAATTACCACATCTTTTTTATGCTCAACCATTCTTTTAGCTTTTTCTATTACTATTTCAGCAAGCTGTACGTGACGGTAAGCAGGCTCATCGAACGTAGAACTTACTACCTCACCTTTTACAGAACGTATCATATCTGTTACTTCTTCAGGTCTTTCATCTATAAGTAACACTATTAATTCTACTTCAGGGTGATTTATAGCTATAGAGTTAGCCATTTGCTGAAGCAATACAGTTTTTCCTGTGCGAGGTGGAGCAACTACTAACGCTCTTTGCCCTTTTCCAAGAGGAGCTACTATATCTATAGCACGCATGCTTAAGCCTTTTTTATCATCACCATTATTACACTCAAGTACTATGCTTTCCTCAGGATAAAGAGGAAGCAAATTATCAAAATGGACGTACTTTCTTAATTCACTTACTTCAGTAGAGTTTATACTTTGAACCTTAGTTAAAGTAAAATATCTCTCTTTATCACCAGGTGGCCTTATTTCTCCATATGCCATATCTCCTGTACGTAAATTAAACTTCTTTATTTGCCCGTTAGAAATATAAACATCATCGGTACTTGGGGCATAATTTGCACTTGCTGAACGTAAGAAACCAAAACCATCAGGCAATATTTCCACTATTCCACTCCCTGTGGTTATGCCTCCTTCTTCActcatttttttcattaagCTGAATATTATTTCCTGCTTTAGCATTCTACCATTGCTTTTACCGTTAGTTGAAATTTTTCTTTCTTCAGCTAACTCTAACAATTCTTCTGCTGTTTTCTCTTTTAATTCGCTCAGATCTaatgtttttctgtttttctcaGTACCTTCATTGACCATCTGTTTTACTGTATCGTTATTGTAAATTTGCTCACTTTTTTCAGGTTGAGCTGTAACCTTTCCTTTTGCCAAAACATCTTCATTGATTGTTGTCATAATCctccaaaaattttaattgatgCTTACTAACCTAAAATGTGACTATAAGATAATAAATTAGGCTGAGTTAGTTTCAGTGCGTATTAAGCTTAATTATCATTAAACCCCGTACTTTACTTACATTATACTAATAAACACTAGCAAGTCAAGTTAATTTAATGTTAACAAAGCACAAAAATTTGAGGATTTTCAATAGctattctttatatttttttaaccttTCTTGCTTCTCCTCTTCTACTTTTGCTTTTTCCACTTCTGCTTCTAAATTTTCTTGACTACATAAGCCGAGTAGTACAGGATCTTGGGGTTTTATATTTTGCATGTTATGATGAGATCCATCTCTTACCTGCTCAACTGTGTAATTTGTTGTACTAATTAATTTAGCTATAACGTTATTGTCCAAGATAGGAAATTTTTTTACTAAATAATAAATCGCATCAGGTTTATCTCTACGTCTTGCCGTAGAGGCAAAGCCAAGAATGCTACCAATCGCTttactccttttttttatattttttataatcaaATTTGGTACAcgatttggattttttttgcaatcaTCGATTTCTTTTTCAGTAATTATTCCAGAAATAATAGGGTTATATTTTTCTACTTCTATTTCCTCATCAGCTATGTCTTGTACTTCTTCAAGGGCCAATCTGCAACATTGTGCTTATGGAGTCTTTTATgctccaaataaatataaccacgttggttaataactattaatatttattaaagataactGCATGAATAGTGTGGATACAAAGATTTGGTGGAATGTATATGTTGTcaatattaagatgatttcttgAAGAGTGAAGCTTCTTGTAGCGAGTAGTCTTTTAGTATGCCCAAAGGGATTTTAGATACTATggcgaaaaagaatttattcgtTGCAATTTCAAATTGTGTCGGTTGACTCGCCACAGTACTCCCCCCTAGACTTCATGGTGCAAAGCGAGCAGGGAGTCTAATTGTACGCCGGGGTCTTGGAGGTGAGGTTGTTTCCGGTGACTCTCCAAGAGCCTGTAGGTCTGGTCCTTTATTTGGTGGTTCCAACGTTGAGCTTTTGTCTGTTGGCTGTTGCATTATTATGAAGGCGGGCTTGAGGCGGTCCACTGATACTTTGACTGGACGTCCAGCGACGGATATGGTGAAGTGTTTGTCGTTCCTTTCGATGACTTCAAATGGACCGTCGTATGGAGGTTGAAGTGAAGTGCGTACGGCATCATTTCGTAGGAATACATGTGAGGTGGTTTCCAattccttaaatataaatggttTGGAGGTGTCATGATGAGCTGTTTGTGCTGGACGGATCTCTTGcatgattttttccaattctTTGGCATATTCCGTTTGGGattgtattttgtttgattGGTGGAAAAACTCTCCCGGCAACCTGAGCGTAGTTCCGTATACTAGCTGTGCGGGTGTTGCTTGAATGTCCGGTTTGTAAGCTGTGCGAAGTCCTAAAAGAATTATTGGTAGTTTCTGTGGCCAATTTGCATGGTTTTTGCACATGATGGCAGCTTTTAGTGTTCGATGCCAGCGTTCGATGATTCCGTTTGCTTGTGGATGATATGCGGTTGTACGTAGGTGATCGATTCCCAGTAGCCTTGATAATTCATTGAATAGCCTCGATTCGAATTGTCTGCCTTGATCCGTTGTGATTCGAGCCGGTATGCCAAATCTGGAGATCCAGGAGCGAATGAGGGCGGATGCTACGGTATCGGCTTGCATGTCTTCAATAGCGATGGCTTCTGGCCACCTCGTGTACCGATCTATAATGGTGAGGCAGTATCTGTACGGGCCAGATTGTGGTAGTGGTCCAATAAGATCCAGATTGATGTGCTCGAATCTTTGGTTGGGTAGTGTAAAGTTTTGAAGAGGTGAGCGAACGTGACGGGTGATTTTTGATCTTTGGCAAGGAATGCAGTGTTTTACGAACTCGGAGATTTCTTTGTGCATGGAGGGCCAAACGAATCgtt from Drosophila ananassae strain 14024-0371.13 chromosome 4 unlocalized genomic scaffold, ASM1763931v2 tig00000241, whole genome shotgun sequence includes these protein-coding regions:
- the LOC123258071 gene encoding uncharacterized protein LOC123258071, yielding MEQLKRLKGVRGRLKSSLTKLLHTAENSSASIGVDAVEVLLVRLDKVWNDFELAGDDLSVLDDVEGWVDPADDYDEYEAKYIKARALLFSLKRSQEPTTPTRHAEGDSIANNDAISRLVQQQQEFFERLGATSTPTQADAAAPVRETELPKIHIKPFGGIYKEWPAFKALYISTVHSKQHLGKIQKYHYLKSFLVDEAASLVRHLPISETAYDNAWERLNERYDRPRQIIHNLLDTFMELPSTNNGEVSILRSISDGANEVIRALDSIGHMDRDCWVIHLLLNKIDPESRRKWVDASRASNSPKVEEFFKFLDARCEEFELCQSDPVPRQGGNNKKTSRAMVTAALTKCVNCNADGHQLSKCPQFIGLSIDQRRSFVKHKSLCFNCLKPGHRSSNCSSKYNCQQCGSRHHTLIHTHAMQTNEGQITSTSSSDRNDPDTTSVTASHMSQALLTPTLLSHGQVGRTCTLPTALVHIRNSQGTYTNCRVLLDTGSELSYVSERCIKALGLNRAPGRILISGISSIKADTTRGFSTLTIKSRVSDHSLQVKAHILGKITSTLARENIDASALEIFNGIPLADTEFNSASPIDVLLGTDSVWAILTGNRKLDAQGNIIAISTIFGWVITSIAYQNPSITTSFLSTVDIHATLQRFWEIEDSQITTHHDPENVKVEEHFQTTHSRDSKGRYTVELPFKDADPQFTDTLQGATQRFASVERRLHRDTDLHSRYVQFMQEYISLGHMRQLNPDEILTNDGRVFYMPHHPVLGKKLRVVFDGSFQDSSGQSLNDTLNVGPSIQRNLFDVCVRFRLHKYVFSADIIKMFRQIWINKHHRNYQRIVWREHPSAPLLHYQLCTVTYGTACAPFLAVRVLEQLARDYQHLYPTAARILLEDFYVDDVLTGADTEEKLLQYKQELIQLMSCAQLELGKWISNSNRVVDPETTITNNTSYSPLETTNKVLGIHWQPHTDTLAYKVSLPSEGRITKRQVLSDVSRIFDPLGLLAPVVIQFKILFQELWVLNLDWDSPLPLSLEDWYLKCKNDINTLNELEVPRYIGNSTDTIELHAFSDASIKAYAAAVYSRVTLPDGNIQVTLIAAKTRVAPLKTQSLPRLELCGALLLSRLINSVKAALKNYNVTVYAWCDSTIVLAWLSHIPAKLKTFVANRTAEILSIIPRDHWQHVKSDDNPADCASRGMLAADLVNHNLWWKGPHWLYSTEAEWVKTPSTPHSSFISDEQVQAEVKGSAFTTMRTYNTETSLLDELIDRVSSWPKLLRILAYVLKFIRRTRRKSNTATLTLEEIHDARILYLRHAQDEFQADYKRLLNQQDLGNKSKLRTLSPQIDKHGLLRVGGRLGNSELPADVQHPIIMPKSHRITKLILEHEHRIHLHPGVSALFVIARQRYWVFGARNLIRKITHDCLKCFRQRQHTSHQFMSDLPSVRVRQAFPFANTGCDYAGPITLKVHKGRNPRKEKGYICLFVCLATSALHLELATDLTTDTFLAALRRFISRRGKCLQMYSDNGRNFVGAKRVLNEMQTLLKSDEHNNTVLKALVDEGINWNFIPPHAPHWGGKWESAVRSVKLHLHRVIGKNVLTFEKMHTLLAQIEAVVNSRPLFSTSDTEVNYLSPAHFLIGRPYTTVPEGDLSNVPINRLDYWQQTQAMLQGFWKQWHMEYLTSLQHRPKWMNKSVNMAKDDIVLLKDSHTPPAAWPLGRVIETYPGKDGMVRAVRLRTPTGETTRPIVKLALLPNSETVFQGRPGC
- the LOC123258074 gene encoding transcription termination factor Rho 1-like isoform X1; translation: MTTINEDVLAKGKVTAQPEKSEQIYNNDTVKQMVNEGTEKNRKTLDLSELKEKTAEELLELAEERKISTNGKSNGRMLKQEIIFSLMKKMSEEGGITTGSGIVEILPDGFGFLRSASANYAPSTDDVYISNGQIKKFNLRTGDMAYGEIRPPGDKERYFTLTKVQSINSTEVSELRKYVHFDNLLPLYPEESIVLECNNGDDKKGLSMRAIDIVAPLGKGQRALVVAPPRTGKTVLLQQMANSIAINHPEVELIVLLIDERPEEVTDMIRSVKGEVVSSTFDEPAYRHVQLAEIVIEKAKRMVEHKKDVVILLDNITRLARAYNAVIPSSGKVLTGGVDSNALQRPKRFFGAARNIENGGSLTIIATALIETGSKMDEVIFEEFKGTGNAEIILDRKLSDKRIFPAIDITKSGTRKEELLVDKAILNKIWVVRRILNPMGPVEAMEFLRDKLLLTKSNADFFNSMNH
- the LOC123258074 gene encoding transcription termination factor Rho 1-like isoform X2, whose protein sequence is MTTINEDVLAKGKVTAQPEKSEQIYNNDTVKQMVNEGTEKNRKTLDLSELKEKTAEELLELAEERKISTNGKSNGRMLKQEIIFSLMKKMSEEGGITTGSGIVEILPDGFGFLRSASANYAPSTDDVYISNGQIKKFNLRTGDMAYGEIRPPGDKERYFTLTKVQSINSTEVSELRKYVHFDNLLPLYPEESIVLECNNGDDKKGLSMRAIDIVAPLGKGQRALVVAPPRTGKTVLLQQMANSIAINHPEVELIVLLIDERPEEVTDMIRSVKGEVVSSTFDEPAYRHVQLAEIVIEKAKRMVEHKKDVVILLDNITRLARAYNAVIPSSGKVLTGGVDSNALQRPKRFFGAARNIENGGSLTIIATALIETGSKMDEVIFEEFKAIDITKSGTRKEELLVDKAILNKIWVVRRILNPMGPVEAMEFLRDKLLLTKSNADFFNSMNH